TCAAAAAACAGGCATATGAAGCAAAAACCCAATTCATTTATGGCGGGGATAAACAGGCAACACAAAGAAATAATGAAAGGATACTCCCGAGCAGCATCTATCTCGTCAAACAGGTAGAACGGAGCTGGATCACATCGTTGGATAGCGAAGATCACCCAGCTATTCGCCACCATTGTCTTCTGCCCTCCAGACAACTGTTTCATGGACCGAGTTTCTCCCTTGCCAGTTTAGGAAACCTGAAACATGACTAAGCATGAGTCTCCAAACAGACAGCCTTTAACAAATTTGAGGAAAAATCAAACAGGGTGTCATCACCATAGTGATTCAGGAAGAGCTTGATAACTGGGGAATAGTTCTTTTTTTTTATGAATTGTATCAGAACATCATATGAATTTTTATGCTGGATTTAGAATAATGTATGCATGAATACATAACAGATCTCTGCAAAGAACACATGCCTTGACTTTCACACCAATATAGACTACTCTATCCTCCCTTCAGGATCTGGTTCGTGAGGTGGGTCGTCATCCATGTCACcatcaccagcatcaccatcctacaGAAATGGAGTGAGTTAGGAACTGAAGTGCAAGAAACAGAACCAAAATTGGTGGAGGAAATAGAAACCTTTTTCTTCATCATAACCAAGTATCCACGGCCACCTTGCACTAATTCAGAGAACACTTCATGGGAGTGCCTTGCAACTCCTTTAAATGTGCGTTCAATTGATTCATCCTTCCTTTGGACTAAAACTGATACCAACTCTCTAGTATGCAGCAATACCAATCAGCAGATTTTGTGAGATTCTAGTATTAGGACAATCACAAGGGAACCAAGTTGTACTGATCAAAAAACTTGCCTCGTCACCAACATCAAGTTCAGCCCGTCTTCTCCGCTGTTCGGTGAAGTTCAGGAAGGACTAATTACTTCAAATGCTCAGTGCAGCCATAAAGCAGCTGCTGCTTGTTATTTCTCTTGTACCTTTATTATTGGCGAGAAAATAACTACAACATGGTTAACACTATAAAAAAAGGTATTGTGCAGCTGAGTTAGCCAGTTTAGCAAGATAAAACAAATGGAAATATAGGTTTCAAAAGCATCAGCAGGCAATGAGTCCAAATCTCGGATTTTCTTCATACACTCATCTTGCTTGACAAGATACGTGCTCCTGCTGCTCATCAACTTTTCCAAGTCCCCCATCTTGCACAgtctgctccaaagttgcttcaagaGCCTGTGTTTAGATATACATGACACATAACAAGTCAACAGTAGCTATACAAGTTAACCCCTAAGTAAACACTATAGCTGTATAAACCACCTTCAGATCATCCCCTTATTTTTCCGTTGCTCCATCTTTCTTGAATCAGCATTAACAGAATCGACATTAGCTGCCCAAAAGATCACTTAAGGGGGTTAGGGGGCAACATTTGAGGATGGTGTCTCAATGGTGAAAGAGGTGGTACCTGATATGCCCTGCCTTCTAGCACTTTTCACATATTACAACCCGATTCTGAAGCATGGTGTCACCAACTTCATGTCTGTTGTTAAAGAAGCCGGTGCACATGGTAATGCCTTATAGTTTCCCATAGGTTAAGTGATGTTCTTCTACATTAAAATGTCATTCAACTCATATGGCCACTTTGTTAATTATCTGAAATGCGGCACCGCTTCTCCTGTATGTTAGTTTTCACTAGTGCACAAGATTTCAGGTAGACGATTGAGGAATTAAAAGCTGCATAAAAGCATAGACATAGACATATATATCCATAGCTATATTTTACATGACAATAGTTTGCTGTACACTGATCTTAGTAATGTGACACTTTGTTGCTGTTGTGAAGTTCTATTCTCACTGTAACAATCAAGTTGCATATGTATTACCATGCTGCAGGTTTTGAGAAGCGACAGAGATTTTGAGAAGCGAGGCTGCCAAGAACACCTTAAGCTGGCAGGCTCTCTTTTGCATTATCCATTTTTCCATCTCTTGTGTCTCAACAAAAAAGGGTTGAATATTCTCTTTATCTCTCTCTACCTTTGAATATTTCTTATTTAAGCGTTGATGCATAATGATGAGTTATGCCTAGTGGCTCGTTGCTTTGCTGTAATTTAAGATGCTTATTAGTCTGGATTCTGGAATATTGAAGAAATACTCAGCATCAGGTGTTGATTAGTTGGGAATATTAAAGATGCCTCTTTTGTTTGTTAAGTTGGTAACATCATTTTTGTTATGTCTTACATTAATGCCTGCAGGTGTTACTAAAAACACCAACAGAAAGAATGGGGAGAATTACAAAGGCTTCAGAAGGATTTGTTTATCTTGTAAGTGTCCATAACTCGGAATCAATTTTGCTCTCTTAAAATCTGTTCTCATATAGCATATTCTCCTTATTGCTGATCAGAAAGACCTCATAACGGCCAACATAGTGTGTATTTCAAAACTTGGGAAGAGTAGAGTGGTCTATCATCTTAAATTTTGTTGAGGGAATTTATCATCTGAAGTTGACTTCATAAACTTAAGAGGCACATGCTTCTGTCCTGTCATGCTCTTTCTCTTCAACGGAGGCTGTCTTGACATGCTTTTGTGCTGACATGCATCCTGGTGCTAGCTGTGCTAACTGCTAAACTGAAAATTATAATGAGATGTACACTACTGTTTAAAAAGACTGGGACGCCTTGGTTATGTTCTGGCGCTTCTCCATTTGGCCTTATGAATCATAGACAAACAGGATTCACTTGACTTGACATTGTTGAGGTTGACTATTCGTGATTCTACTGAATCTGTTTGAGCGTAACTTGTCACATGACAGGCTATTTGCTAAGTTGCAGTAATATTTGCTATTCAGGTAAGCACTTCTTCAGGAAATTAAGCAGGTTTGCCAAGTCTTTCTTTATTGTTACTCAGTGAACTAGAGTTTTGGTCTGCTATAAATGATGCAAAGATAACATCCCTTTGTCCCAATCCCATGTCAATGATTTCcttatttttttaaaataaaataaacagCATTCCTCAGTGTTTATCATTGTACAGGTGGTTTCAACATGGCAGTGCTAGTACATATAGTGTGAATAAATGGAGGAATGACCCAGTTTAATATGCCTGTCGCTCTTTATTTTGCTATAAACTTTTCGAACAGTCAGCTCTATGAGAGAGACCCAGGCGCTAAATTTCAATAAAAGCTAGAAATACTTCCTAGGTTGAGCAAGAACTGTCATGTCGAAGTCAACTTCCTGGATGATACATCTTTCTGGTTTGATATAGCAATCCCTTTTTGCTTTTTTTACTATATAAATGGATGCTAATTACTGTTTCAGTTAAATACCCAGGAAGATCTGTCATCCAGTTTGCAAAATTAGCTGGGCAGTAGTACAATCTTATAAGATCGAACAACCAATCAAAATAAAAATGAATTTGCTGGTCGACCTGAACCTCACATATAGACATGAACTCCATTCTCAAAGGAAACCAAACATCTACTTTTTCACTAAAGTTCGCGTTCAAATTTATTTTTGTAGTTTATGTCATGAAAAACAAAGCATATATTTTCATTTGCATTCCTATTCATGCTGTGATCGCTATTCAATGACAAGCATACCTTCACGAAAGTTTCCAGTAGCTATATTAAAGTTTACAAGCCACTGGATATGACAGTGGTATAGCAGTCTATTCAGGATTTCATCACAGAACTATAATGGCCTTGGAAAGTTTACTCAGAACAAGGACACTATGGGGTGCTAGGAGTGATAATGATGAACGCTGACCCTGTGTGGCATTACATATCCAATCTTCACTagtgggcagccccagtgcatgtagctcccgcttgcgcagggtctggggaagggtccgaccactttgggtctattgtacgcagcctttccctacatttctgcaagaggctgtttccaggacttgaacccgtgacctcatggtcacaaggcagcagctttaccactgcgccaaggctccccttccaaTCTTCACTAGTGGTGTCAACCAATACCAATACATGCTAGTCTGAGAACACAATTATATTTTATTTTCCATTTAGAGGAAGAGAATAGCACAACTGATTCACTGACACCACAATCTTCACTAGTGGTGTCAGTGAATCAGTTGTGCTATTCTCTTCCTCTAAATGGAAAATAAAATATAATTGTGTTCTCAGACTAGCATGTATTGGTATTGGTTGACACAATGCGAGCAGATTTCATTGAAGGAATCTCCCAGAATGTACAAAAATTCAGAGAAGTTGATCCAAGATTCGATGGTACTGTATTAAATTACTACAAAGGAGACATCCATTTCAAATAACATATGACAGAGTACTACTTTCAAATGCATCAGAACAGGACGATATCAATAATTCAACTGTGATCCATAACAAGTTGCAGCAGAGTGAAGGTACTAGCAGTAAATAACTGGATGGAAAGAGCACCTATCCAATCAACACCCAAAACCATCGATATTTGGACCATACCCGACATCTGATTCTCATGAAGTCACCGGAGCCACGCCAACTTGGCAAATGTGAAGCTGCTCCAAAATTCACTGAGGAACGGGCGGCTTCTCCACAAAACAGGGAATGTAGGGGTGAAATCTTTGCGCCCAGCGGTCTCCAAGAGAGCAGACAATATCCAGTTTACCGGTATCCATATTGTAGGACATAAGCAATGCTTCCTGCCCCGCATCTTCAAGGAATATCAGATTGCAGTCTGGATGGATCGCAACCGCCTGGTAGAATTCGTTGGGTGCACGGCAAGGGCTTCCTAGCAGTTCAAGAATGCTGGCAGTACACTTCAGGGTCCACAGTCCGCTAGCATGATCCTCGAGAACCCACACCAAGAGCCGGCATCTACCTTCATTTTCTACATGCCCGGTGTATAGGCGTCCCTGCGACAGCCCAAAGAAACCGTTATTGCTGGTGTCCGGCATACGGATCCTCCTCCAGGTTTCCCCCTCTGTGTCAAAAGTGACCATGGAGCGTATCACTACCTCCCAGTCCACCACCTTGACCACAGGATGGCAAACAGCCAGATGCAGAGATCCATTGAAGTAGACGCATCCCGATTCCTCGGCAATCATGAGGTTCTCGGAGCTCCACGCGCTCCCAACGGAGGTCCACTGCCCGGTGTCTGAAGAGTAGACCTCCACCCTCTGAACCCCAGCGAAACTTTGCACGAACACAAACACCTTGAAGCGGCGGGGAATAGCCGGGTCAAAGCACAGGCGGGCGGTGTTGAGGCGCGTCATCATCTCATTCTGGGGCACCGGCAGCGCGGCCCAGATCTCCTTGGTGGCAGGGTTGCACACGACAAAATCCGCCTCGTCGCTCATGTCAAACTTCCAGCAGTAGCAGATGAGAATGCCGCTGCAGCAGTGAATGGGCGTGACGTGGCGGTAGCCCCGCACGAAGCTGAGGGAGGGGTCGTCGACCATCGGCCGGCCCCACCCGGACAGGTTGAGGAAGCTGACGCCGTAATGGCGCCGGCCGCCGCCGACGTCCACTTGGGAGTAGCAGAAGAAGCCGGTGAGCGTCTGCGGCGACCTCCTGCGGACGGCCGGGTCGGCGCAGAGCGCCAGCCACGCCGTGGACACGCATTTGAAGCGGCAGAGCGACCGGTACGGCACCCGCGACAGGATCTCCCGGTGGATCTCAGGCAGGAGGTCGTCCCAGAGGCTCCCCGCTGCCGGCggattctcctcctcctcctccttcttcctcttctccatCCCAAGGGGGTGCTGCGAATGGCAGAGGCGCTTAGGGTTTTGATGAGATGCGCTTCCTCGAACCGAAGGTGAGGAGAAGGAGAGGGGAGGAGGGCGACAAACCTCACACCTCAAAGCGCGATGTGGATGGCGGCGACGCAcgggacgacggcgacggcgacggcggcggagatGGCGGAGGCGAGCTGCCGAAACCACCGGAAGGCGGACTCTGCTCTCACTGAAAAAAAAGAACGCACTCTGCTCCGTGTCTCCCCACCTCGGCCCAAGGATAAAACACAATTGCGGCGGCCTCTCGGCCCAAAATGTGCCCTAGATATAGATAGAGCACATGATTTTCTAAGCACCAAAAAAATTGTTTTTCTAGGCACTTAATTAGTTACTTGAGCCAAAATGCAGGCCCCATGCTTTCATCagtaataaaagaaaaggaaagtgGTGGCCTCACAAAGATTATGCTACAATTGAACATCATGTTACAAAGATTTTGCACTAAACTTTGTTGCAAATATTGTTACCTCAAAGCGCAACGGGGATGGTGACGAcggacggggcggcggcgcggcgcgtatGGAGGCGAGCTGTCGAAACAGGAGGGGGAACTTCGCTCTCAGCCTCACACTGAGAGAACGCAATCTGCTCCGTGTCTCCTGCACCTCGGCCCAAGGACCAAACCACAAAATTGCAGCGACCTGTGGGGCCAAATTGTGCTTTAGAGCACATTCCCTTTTTCTAGGCTCTGAAAAAATGTTTTTCCTATTTTTCTAGGCTCTTAATTACAGCACAGTTTGCAGGGATTCTACTGGAAAATATCTAGCCTCTTCGGTGATAAAATGTCAAGGTGTGACTGACCCAACATCATTGGAGGATTGGGCTTGTCGAGAAGCGCTCACACTTGCTCTTTGACTTATCACCTGAAGACAGGGGCGTAGCCAGGCCCCAGGCTACCTGGGCTGTGGCCTGGGGCGTGGTGGTGAAAACATTCGTTGACTGTAGCTACAGTCGCTCACTGTAGCTAAAGTAAACACTGTAGCAACGAAGGTGGCCCTGGGCGTGTAGATATTCTGGCTACGGCACTGCCTGAAGACATACAGATAGCTTCAGACTGTAAAGATGTGATTAAAAATATCCACGGAAATATAGATGGCCTACACTCTAACATTATTAAGGAGATCAATCTTACATCTCAGTAGTTCTCTCGCTGTTCCTTCATCTTCAAAGGAAGAGAAACTAATCCTGAGGCACATAGCCTCGCTAAACATACTCTAGGCCTTTCTTTAGGACGCCATGTGTGGCTCCTTAATCTGCCGGATCTACATTGTATTCCTATGAACTTTTATAATCAATAAAGTCAGAGTGTGTTTAGACTCAATA
The sequence above is a segment of the Triticum dicoccoides isolate Atlit2015 ecotype Zavitan chromosome 1A, WEW_v2.0, whole genome shotgun sequence genome. Coding sequences within it:
- the LOC119294512 gene encoding uncharacterized protein LOC119294512 isoform X2 — translated: MEKRKKEEEEENPPAAGSLWDDLLPEIHREILSRVPYRSLCRFKCVSTAWLALCADPAVRRRSPQTLTGFFCYSQVDVGGGRRHYGVSFLNLSGWGRPMVDDPSLSFVRGYRHVTPIHCCSGILICYCWKFDMSDEADFVVCNPATKEIWAALPVPQNEMMTRLNTARLCFDPAIPRRFKVFVFVQSFAGVQRVEVYSSDTGQWTSVGSAWSSENLMIAEESGCVYFNGSLHLAVCHPVVKVVDWEGRLYTGHVENEGRCRLLVWVLEDHASGLWTLKCTASILELLGSPCRAPNEFYQAVAIHPDCNLIFLEDAGQEALLMSYNMDTGKLDIVCSLGDRWAQRFHPYIPCFVEKPPVPQ
- the LOC119294512 gene encoding F-box protein At1g52495-like isoform X1, with product MEKRKKEEEEENPPAAGSLWDDLLPEIHREILSRVPYRSLCRFKCVSTAWLALCADPAVRRRSPQTLTGFFCYSQVDVGGGRRHYGVSFLNLSGWGRPMVDDPSLSFVRGYRHVTPIHCCSGILICYCWKFDMSDEADFVVCNPATKEIWAALPVPQNEMMTRLNTARLCFDPAIPRRFKVFVFVQSFAGVQRVEVYSSDTGQWTSVGSAWSSENLMIAEESGCVYFNGSLHLAVCHPVVKVVDWEVVIRSMVTFDTEGETWRRIRMPDTSNNGFFGLSQGRLYTGHVENEGRCRLLVWVLEDHASGLWTLKCTASILELLGSPCRAPNEFYQAVAIHPDCNLIFLEDAGQEALLMSYNMDTGKLDIVCSLGDRWAQRFHPYIPCFVEKPPVPQ